Proteins encoded by one window of Emticicia oligotrophica DSM 17448:
- a CDS encoding acyltransferase family protein, with amino-acid sequence MKQRLTSIDVFRGMTIMLMTIVNNPGDWSHIYAPLEHAEWHGCTPTDLVFPFFLFIVGISTVLSSPVKRFDSNTFERIITRALRIFLLGLFLNFFSKIHLGTLEGVPLMLIRLVLTGIATVLLLGDFDKKKQFYAAVGLFVFMISLCFSGIEDFASVRIPGVLQRIAMVYLIVSVLYATTNTTTQIVVGLVCLLGYWALMALVPVPNVGTANFEKGTNLAAWIDNLLLPGHLWSVSKTWDPEGILSTIPAIGTALAGVFTGKLLTNDFPKNKKAIYLLSAGVIGVMIGFLWNDYFPINKALWTSSYVLYVAGWALLVLGVLYFIIDVLGFEKWTKPFVIFGVNPMVVFFFSGIIPRALNMIKIAQPENVETPNTGLIEWLYRHWIEPFFAEPKDASLAGALTYLFIWFLILLWFDKKKMIFKV; translated from the coding sequence ATGAAACAACGCTTAACTTCTATTGACGTTTTCAGAGGCATGACTATCATGCTCATGACTATTGTAAATAACCCCGGAGATTGGAGTCATATTTACGCTCCACTCGAACATGCTGAATGGCATGGATGTACACCAACCGATTTAGTTTTTCCGTTTTTCTTGTTCATTGTAGGTATTTCTACTGTTCTTTCAAGTCCTGTTAAGAGATTTGATAGCAATACTTTTGAGAGAATAATTACCCGTGCATTACGAATATTTTTGCTGGGGCTATTTCTTAACTTTTTCTCAAAAATCCACCTTGGAACGCTTGAAGGAGTGCCGTTGATGCTCATAAGATTAGTACTCACAGGAATTGCTACCGTGCTTTTATTGGGAGATTTTGATAAGAAAAAACAATTTTATGCAGCGGTTGGCCTATTCGTATTCATGATATCCCTCTGTTTTAGCGGGATTGAAGATTTTGCTTCGGTACGAATTCCGGGTGTTTTGCAACGAATTGCCATGGTGTATTTAATAGTATCGGTGCTATATGCCACTACCAACACAACTACTCAAATTGTTGTTGGACTAGTGTGTCTGTTGGGTTATTGGGCTTTAATGGCTTTAGTTCCTGTACCTAATGTTGGGACGGCCAACTTCGAAAAAGGTACAAACCTAGCCGCTTGGATTGATAATTTATTACTTCCAGGGCATTTATGGTCGGTTTCTAAAACATGGGACCCCGAAGGTATTTTAAGCACTATTCCTGCTATCGGAACCGCTTTGGCAGGCGTTTTTACAGGAAAGCTATTAACTAATGACTTTCCCAAAAACAAAAAGGCCATCTATCTACTTTCTGCGGGTGTAATAGGTGTAATGATTGGTTTTTTATGGAATGATTATTTTCCAATCAATAAAGCTCTTTGGACAAGCTCTTATGTGCTTTATGTAGCTGGTTGGGCTTTGTTGGTATTGGGCGTTTTATATTTCATCATTGATGTTTTAGGTTTTGAAAAATGGACGAAACCCTTTGTAATCTTTGGCGTAAACCCAATGGTGGTGTTTTTCTTTTCAGGAATCATTCCTAGAGCCTTGAATATGATTAAGATTGCCCAGCCAGAAAATGTAGAAACCCCCAATACTGGTTTAATAGAATGGCTTTATAGACATTGGATAGAACCATTTTTTGCCGAACCTAAAGATGCTTCTTTGGCTGGAGCATTGACTTATCTTTTCATTTGGTTTTTAATCTTATTATGGTTTGATAAAAAGAAAATGATTTTTAAGGTTTGA
- a CDS encoding nucleoside-diphosphate kinase produces the protein MAGNRTFTMIKPHAVADNHIGGITAMIEAAGFRIVAMKKTQLSAAQAGKFYEVHKERPFYGELCEMMSSGPIVPMILEKDNAVADFRALIGATNPANAEEGTIRKKYAKSMGENAIHGSDSDENAAIEGAFFFASIEQY, from the coding sequence ATGGCAGGTAACAGAACTTTCACGATGATTAAACCTCATGCAGTGGCTGATAACCACATTGGGGGAATTACGGCGATGATTGAGGCGGCTGGTTTCAGAATCGTGGCAATGAAAAAAACACAATTATCAGCAGCACAAGCTGGTAAATTCTACGAAGTACACAAAGAAAGACCTTTCTATGGCGAATTATGTGAAATGATGTCTTCGGGACCAATCGTTCCGATGATTTTAGAAAAAGATAATGCCGTAGCAGATTTCCGTGCTTTGATTGGGGCTACAAATCCAGCGAATGCAGAAGAAGGAACAATTCGTAAGAAATATGCTAAATCAATGGGCGAGAATGCTATTCACGGTTCAGACTCAGATGAAAACGCTGCTATCGAAGGTGCATTTTTCTTTGCTTCTATTGAGCAATATTAA
- a CDS encoding Gfo/Idh/MocA family protein — protein sequence MKKNIKWGIIGVGKIAEKFATDLKSVKNAQLHAVASSSSLERAQDFANRYNAPFAYDSYENIFQTPDLDAIYIATPHTSHADNTLLCLKHKIPVLCEKPFAMNLKQVQEMVESARKNDTFLMEAMWTRFIPAINKTLELIKEGAIGQVRNIQADFGFNAPFLPEKRLLNPNLGGGALLDIGIYPAYLSLLILGYPSEVKAISNFGSTGIDETTSFILDFKNEATANLSCTLRSRTRTEALIYGEKGYIHIEGRFMEAKKITLYVTDQKPVKFNFPRKTFGYNFEIEEVNECLRAGKKESDKMPLTMSVKLISLLDEIREKAGIFYDGID from the coding sequence ATGAAAAAAAATATAAAGTGGGGAATTATCGGAGTTGGTAAAATTGCCGAGAAATTTGCCACCGACTTAAAGTCTGTTAAGAACGCTCAACTCCACGCAGTTGCATCCTCATCTTCGCTTGAAAGGGCACAGGATTTTGCCAATCGTTACAATGCCCCATTCGCTTACGATTCTTACGAAAATATCTTTCAAACGCCCGATTTAGATGCCATTTACATTGCAACGCCACATACTTCGCACGCAGACAATACTCTTTTATGCTTAAAACATAAAATACCTGTTTTATGTGAAAAACCTTTTGCCATGAATCTTAAACAGGTTCAAGAAATGGTTGAATCTGCCCGAAAAAACGATACTTTCTTAATGGAGGCCATGTGGACAAGATTTATTCCTGCCATTAATAAAACCTTAGAATTAATTAAAGAAGGGGCTATCGGACAAGTGAGAAATATTCAAGCAGATTTTGGATTCAATGCTCCTTTTTTACCCGAAAAAAGATTGTTAAATCCAAATCTTGGTGGCGGTGCTTTGCTTGATATTGGAATATATCCCGCTTATTTAAGCTTATTGATTTTAGGTTATCCTTCAGAAGTAAAAGCTATTAGCAATTTTGGCTCTACGGGAATTGACGAAACAACGAGCTTTATTTTGGATTTTAAAAATGAAGCAACCGCTAATTTAAGTTGTACGCTTAGGTCTCGAACACGTACAGAAGCCCTAATCTACGGAGAAAAGGGGTACATTCATATTGAAGGCCGTTTCATGGAAGCTAAAAAGATTACGCTTTATGTGACAGACCAAAAGCCAGTAAAATTTAATTTTCCAAGAAAAACCTTTGGCTATAATTTTGAAATCGAAGAAGTGAATGAATGTTTGAGAGCAGGAAAGAAAGAAAGTGATAAAATGCCGCTTACTATGAGTGTGAAGCTAATCAGCTTACTAGATGAGATTCGAGAAAAGGCTGGAATTTTTTATGATGGAATTGATTAA
- a CDS encoding isocitrate dehydrogenase (NADP(+)), protein MEKIKVANPVVELDGDEMTRIIWRFIKEKLILPYLDVDIKYYDLGIEYRDETNDQVTIDAANAIKEYGVGIKCATITPDEARVKEFNLKQMWKSPNGTIRNILDGTVFREPIVCQNVPRLVSNWTSPIIVGRHAFGDQYRATDFVVKGAGKLTMKFESEDGTVQEYEIYNYKGGGVAMGMYNTDESIRGFAHSCFQVALNKKWPLYLSTKNTILKKYDGRFKDIFEEIYQADYKAKFEAAGIVYEHRLIDDMVASALKWNGSFVWACKNYDGDVQSDSVAQGFGSLGLMTSVLVTPSGDVMEAEAAHGTVTRHYRDHQAGKPTSTNPIASIFAWTRGLEFRGKLDSNQALVDFCQALEQVCVETVESGKMTKDLAVCIHGNKVNHGEHYLYTEEFLEAIDQNLKVKLAAK, encoded by the coding sequence ATGGAAAAAATTAAAGTTGCAAATCCAGTTGTTGAGCTTGATGGCGACGAAATGACTCGTATCATTTGGCGTTTTATCAAAGAAAAATTGATTCTTCCTTACCTTGATGTTGATATCAAGTACTATGACCTTGGCATTGAGTACCGTGATGAAACCAACGACCAAGTAACTATTGATGCTGCAAATGCAATCAAAGAATACGGTGTTGGTATCAAGTGTGCCACTATTACACCTGACGAAGCTCGTGTTAAAGAATTCAACTTGAAACAAATGTGGAAATCACCTAATGGAACTATCCGTAATATCTTGGATGGTACTGTTTTCCGTGAGCCAATCGTTTGTCAAAACGTACCACGTTTAGTTTCTAACTGGACTTCACCAATTATCGTTGGGCGTCATGCTTTTGGTGACCAATACCGTGCAACTGATTTCGTTGTGAAAGGAGCAGGTAAATTAACCATGAAATTTGAAAGCGAAGACGGAACCGTACAAGAATACGAAATCTACAACTACAAAGGTGGTGGTGTAGCAATGGGTATGTACAATACTGACGAATCAATCCGTGGTTTTGCACACTCTTGTTTCCAAGTTGCTTTGAACAAAAAATGGCCTCTTTATCTTTCTACAAAAAATACAATTTTGAAGAAATATGATGGTCGTTTCAAAGATATTTTCGAAGAAATCTACCAAGCAGATTACAAAGCTAAATTTGAAGCTGCTGGTATCGTTTACGAACACCGTCTAATTGACGACATGGTTGCTTCGGCATTGAAATGGAATGGTTCTTTCGTTTGGGCTTGTAAAAACTACGATGGTGACGTTCAGTCTGACTCAGTAGCACAAGGTTTTGGTTCGTTAGGCTTAATGACATCAGTATTAGTTACACCAAGTGGTGATGTAATGGAAGCTGAAGCAGCTCACGGAACCGTAACTCGCCACTACCGTGACCACCAAGCTGGTAAACCAACTTCAACTAACCCAATCGCTTCTATTTTTGCTTGGACTCGTGGTTTAGAGTTCCGTGGAAAGTTAGACAGCAACCAAGCTTTAGTTGATTTCTGCCAAGCACTTGAGCAAGTTTGTGTTGAGACTGTTGAATCTGGTAAAATGACTAAAGATTTAGCTGTTTGTATTCACGGAAATAAAGTGAACCACGGCGAGCACTATTTATATACAGAGGAATTCTTAGAAGCAATTGACCAAAACTTAAAGGTTAAATTAGCGGCAAAATAA
- a CDS encoding carboxypeptidase-like regulatory domain-containing protein encodes MYKLSVKNCLLGICCFLITQLSFAQTKVSGTVTDATTKEPLIGVSVQVKGKVIGTITNSKGEFSFNVSTPPPFTIVITSVGYESQEMSVSGNNAAINVSLKEQAIMGQEVVVAASRVEESVMKSPVTVEKLDIRSIKEAPAPSFYDALSNMKGIDMTTQGLLFKSVNMRGFGATGNPRTVQMIDGMDNQAPGLNFPVDNIVGMPELDVESVEILPGAASALYGPNAINGLILMNSKSPFLYQGASATVKTGVMSASNRDVKTTPFYDFSFRYAKASKDNKFAYKVNLAYITAKDWQANDYSNLNVGGSADPTRFAGADTDYDGVNTYGDETRRVVSGVPVTRTGLLEKDLVDYNTKSFKTNIALHYRINEKVEAVGQVNYGFGTTVYTGTGRYALRNFNLTQAKLELRGDNFTLRGYTTQERSGDSYTAGLVALAMQRAVKTDDQWFAAYKSEYDKSKDPIAARKAADAGMPTPGTAAFQTALDNARNASINTGGGGFLDKTNLYHAEGIYNFKNQIKFMELLGGANFRQYQLRSNGTLFSDTKEGRNGTIPINEYGAFLQAAKSLFKDHLKLSGSLRYDKSKNFDGFFTPRLSAVASFGQHNIRASFQTGYRIPTTQNQYIDLATPLGILIGATPEFDARYGLASGINRATLVDFSANPSKYITADVLAKAQAYATAAVTAQATPAITAGVTAAITQQVTAGVTQQVNSIVTQQVTAGVTAAVTQQITSAVTAQVNAAVAAGTLAAEQAAAAIQAGIASQLALPATQSAIQAGVAQQIALPATQATIQSNIQAGVSATLPGALAANFQPAFNAELAKALAANVPGVTAQVAPAFGLAALPKYQAKKLVPEKIESYEIGYKGLIAKKLFIDSYFYTSKYRNFIGGTVIVVPTAPAAPGLPIESGIGAGLLKGYSRVSNTSEDIRANGFAISANYSLSKGYNVGLNFAQNNLKGFTPTPDQQYAGFNTPKNRYNVSFGKRLGSGEKFGFNVNLRHQDQFTWEASFVQPSDATQALFTNTKVPAITNLDAQISLKLPSMKSVLKIGGTNIGGKPYIQAFGSAAVGTMYYVALSFDELSNK; translated from the coding sequence ATGTACAAACTTTCCGTAAAAAATTGTTTGCTCGGAATTTGCTGCTTTCTCATAACACAGCTCTCGTTTGCTCAAACAAAAGTGTCTGGGACGGTTACCGATGCTACCACTAAAGAACCACTTATTGGGGTAAGTGTTCAGGTAAAAGGTAAAGTGATTGGAACAATCACAAACTCAAAAGGTGAGTTTTCTTTTAATGTATCAACTCCTCCGCCATTTACAATAGTTATTACTTCAGTTGGCTACGAATCTCAAGAAATGAGTGTATCGGGTAATAATGCAGCCATTAATGTTTCGCTGAAAGAACAAGCAATCATGGGTCAAGAAGTTGTTGTAGCTGCTTCAAGGGTTGAAGAATCTGTAATGAAATCACCTGTAACAGTTGAGAAATTAGATATTCGAAGTATCAAAGAAGCTCCAGCTCCATCTTTTTATGACGCCCTTTCAAACATGAAAGGTATTGACATGACTACGCAAGGTTTACTTTTTAAATCTGTAAATATGCGTGGTTTTGGTGCTACTGGTAACCCTCGTACCGTACAAATGATTGATGGTATGGATAACCAAGCTCCTGGCTTAAACTTCCCAGTTGATAATATCGTTGGTATGCCTGAGCTAGATGTTGAAAGCGTTGAAATTCTTCCAGGTGCGGCTTCGGCCCTTTATGGCCCAAATGCCATCAATGGTTTGATTTTGATGAATAGCAAAAGCCCATTCTTGTACCAAGGTGCAAGTGCAACGGTAAAGACTGGCGTAATGAGTGCAAGTAATAGAGATGTGAAGACAACTCCTTTTTATGACTTCTCGTTTCGTTATGCTAAAGCTTCAAAAGACAACAAATTCGCCTACAAAGTAAACTTAGCGTACATAACAGCTAAAGACTGGCAAGCAAATGACTACTCTAACTTAAACGTTGGTGGTTCGGCTGACCCTACTCGTTTTGCAGGAGCCGACACTGACTATGATGGTGTAAACACCTATGGTGATGAAACAAGAAGAGTTGTTTCTGGTGTTCCAGTAACTCGTACTGGTCTTTTAGAAAAAGATTTAGTAGATTATAACACAAAATCTTTTAAAACAAATATTGCTCTTCACTATCGTATCAATGAAAAAGTTGAGGCTGTTGGTCAAGTTAACTATGGTTTCGGTACTACTGTTTACACAGGTACTGGCCGTTATGCACTTCGTAACTTCAATCTTACACAAGCTAAACTCGAACTTCGTGGTGATAACTTTACCTTAAGAGGTTATACTACTCAAGAGCGTTCGGGTGATTCTTACACTGCTGGTTTAGTTGCTTTAGCTATGCAAAGAGCCGTTAAGACTGATGACCAGTGGTTTGCTGCTTACAAATCAGAATACGACAAATCTAAAGACCCAATTGCGGCAAGAAAAGCGGCGGATGCTGGCATGCCAACTCCTGGTACTGCGGCATTCCAAACAGCTTTAGACAATGCACGTAATGCGTCTATCAACACTGGTGGTGGTGGTTTCTTAGATAAAACTAACCTTTATCATGCAGAAGGCATTTATAACTTCAAAAATCAAATCAAATTTATGGAGTTATTGGGTGGAGCTAACTTCCGCCAATACCAATTGCGTTCAAACGGTACATTATTCTCTGATACAAAAGAAGGCCGTAATGGAACTATTCCGATTAACGAATATGGTGCTTTCTTACAAGCTGCTAAAAGCTTATTTAAAGACCACTTGAAACTTTCGGGTTCATTACGCTACGATAAGAGTAAAAACTTTGATGGATTCTTTACACCACGTTTATCAGCTGTTGCTTCGTTTGGACAACATAACATTCGTGCGTCATTCCAAACAGGTTACCGTATTCCTACTACTCAAAACCAATACATCGACCTAGCTACGCCACTAGGCATTTTGATTGGTGCAACTCCTGAATTTGACGCAAGATATGGCCTTGCTTCTGGTATTAACCGTGCAACTTTGGTTGATTTCTCAGCAAATCCATCAAAATATATCACAGCCGATGTATTAGCTAAAGCTCAAGCTTATGCAACTGCAGCCGTTACTGCACAAGCAACACCTGCTATCACTGCGGGAGTTACAGCCGCTATTACGCAGCAAGTTACAGCTGGGGTTACACAACAAGTTAACTCAATTGTTACACAACAAGTAACTGCTGGTGTTACAGCTGCCGTAACCCAACAAATTACATCTGCCGTAACAGCACAAGTAAATGCTGCAGTTGCCGCTGGAACATTAGCTGCCGAACAAGCTGCTGCTGCTATCCAAGCAGGGATTGCTTCTCAATTGGCCCTTCCTGCTACTCAATCAGCTATTCAAGCTGGAGTCGCTCAGCAAATTGCACTTCCTGCAACGCAAGCAACAATCCAAAGCAATATTCAAGCAGGTGTAAGTGCTACTTTACCAGGTGCACTTGCTGCTAACTTCCAACCAGCTTTCAATGCTGAGTTAGCAAAAGCTCTTGCTGCAAATGTACCGGGAGTTACTGCACAAGTTGCTCCAGCATTTGGATTGGCAGCATTACCTAAATACCAAGCGAAAAAGTTAGTTCCTGAAAAAATCGAATCGTATGAAATTGGTTACAAAGGCTTAATTGCTAAAAAATTATTCATTGATTCTTATTTCTATACAAGTAAATACAGAAACTTCATCGGTGGAACTGTAATCGTGGTTCCAACTGCACCAGCAGCACCAGGTTTACCAATCGAATCAGGTATTGGTGCAGGTTTGTTGAAAGGATATTCTCGTGTATCAAATACAAGCGAAGATATCAGAGCAAATGGTTTTGCGATTAGTGCGAACTATTCTTTATCGAAAGGGTATAATGTTGGCTTGAATTTCGCTCAAAATAATCTTAAAGGATTTACTCCAACGCCTGACCAACAATATGCTGGTTTCAACACGCCTAAGAATCGCTATAACGTTAGCTTCGGAAAACGTTTGGGAAGTGGAGAGAAATTTGGTTTCAACGTAAACTTACGTCACCAAGACCAATTCACTTGGGAAGCAAGTTTTGTTCAACCATCTGATGCAACTCAGGCTTTATTTACAAATACAAAAGTGCCTGCAATTACAAACCTTGATGCACAAATCAGCCTTAAATTACCAAGCATGAAATCGGTATTGAAAATCGGTGGAACAAACATCGGTGGCAAACCATACATCCAAGCATTTGGTAGTGCGGCCGTTGGCACAATGTATTATGTAGCACTTTCATTCGATGAATTATCAAATAAATAA
- a CDS encoding DUF3089 domain-containing protein, with protein sequence MQKTIFLVIFYSLCTFLFETQAQKNAILSTHFDAKNVPPAPNYAQNDAWAALPTKNDPADRIPNGLYVNENQTEAKADVFFLHPTTFTYKPRNQYEWNGDVNDVELNEKTDNSTILNQASAFNGSGKVYAPRYRQAHYYTFLTPNQDDKKQALDLAYTDIKAAFEYYLKNWNQGRPIIIASHSQGTIHAKRLLKEFFDGKPLQKQLVEAYLIGIATQPNTFENIQASKSAEEIGGFVSWNTFARDFLPKYYEDGLSTSVSTNPLTWRLDEDFAPKELNKGGVGYKFTFVEQAADAQNHKGVLWINKPYIKGRIFINMKVWHIADINLFWMNIRENVALRLESFFKNTIKP encoded by the coding sequence ATGCAAAAGACAATTTTTCTAGTAATATTTTATTCACTCTGTACGTTTTTGTTTGAGACTCAAGCTCAAAAAAACGCTATTTTATCTACTCATTTTGATGCTAAAAATGTGCCCCCAGCCCCTAATTATGCTCAGAATGATGCGTGGGCGGCCTTGCCAACAAAAAATGACCCCGCCGATAGAATTCCGAACGGTTTATATGTAAACGAAAATCAAACTGAAGCTAAAGCAGATGTATTCTTTTTACATCCTACTACATTTACCTATAAACCTCGTAACCAATATGAATGGAATGGAGATGTAAATGATGTAGAATTGAATGAAAAAACAGATAATTCAACCATTTTAAATCAAGCCTCAGCTTTCAATGGTTCTGGAAAAGTATATGCACCTCGTTATCGTCAGGCACACTACTACACTTTTCTGACACCCAATCAAGATGATAAAAAACAAGCCCTTGATTTGGCCTACACCGATATTAAGGCAGCTTTTGAATATTATTTAAAAAATTGGAATCAAGGTCGCCCAATTATTATTGCGTCTCATAGTCAGGGAACTATTCATGCAAAAAGATTACTGAAAGAGTTTTTTGATGGGAAGCCATTACAAAAACAATTAGTTGAGGCTTATCTCATCGGTATTGCTACGCAACCTAATACTTTTGAAAATATTCAAGCAAGTAAATCGGCAGAAGAAATAGGAGGATTTGTTTCATGGAATACTTTTGCTAGAGATTTCCTGCCCAAATATTACGAAGATGGCCTAAGTACATCTGTAAGTACAAACCCTCTTACATGGCGTTTAGATGAAGATTTTGCCCCTAAAGAACTAAATAAAGGTGGGGTTGGCTATAAGTTTACATTTGTAGAGCAAGCTGCCGATGCACAAAATCATAAAGGTGTTTTATGGATAAATAAACCATATATCAAAGGTCGTATATTTATAAATATGAAGGTATGGCACATAGCTGATATAAATCTTTTTTGGATGAATATCAGAGAAAATGTAGCTTTACGTTTGGAAAGTTTTTTTAAAAACACCATAAAGCCATAG
- a CDS encoding mannose-1-phosphate guanylyltransferase, with the protein MQQTDTQKNNSANNYVVIMAGGVGTRFWPFSRTTNPKQFHDVLGVGKTMIQQTVERFDGICPKENIYIVTSKEYYDITKQQLPYLSDDQILLEPNRRNTAPCIAYACYKIGAKNPEANIVVAPADHIILKEEEFRKRISIALHFSAKNDVLVTLGITPTRPDTGYGYIQFLESEGDIKRVVTFTEKPNLEWAVKFVESGEFVWNAGIFIWNVNAIKKCFEAFLPEMAEAFEEIKGDFYSEREEESLNRAYPQCKNISIDNGIMERAENVFVVLSDIGWSDLGTWKSLYEISDKDENENAIDAHTMLYNTKNCIIKTPKDRLVVVNGLDGYIVAEYDNVLMICKKDDEQKVKEFVASAGVKGKEFV; encoded by the coding sequence ATGCAACAAACAGATACCCAAAAAAATAATTCTGCAAATAATTATGTAGTTATTATGGCTGGTGGAGTCGGAACAAGATTCTGGCCGTTTAGTCGAACAACTAATCCCAAACAATTTCATGATGTATTGGGCGTTGGGAAAACAATGATTCAACAAACAGTTGAGCGTTTTGACGGGATTTGTCCGAAAGAAAACATTTACATTGTTACGAGCAAAGAATATTACGATATAACCAAGCAGCAATTGCCGTATTTGAGTGATGACCAAATTTTACTTGAACCTAATCGCCGAAATACTGCTCCTTGTATAGCTTATGCCTGCTACAAGATTGGAGCTAAAAATCCTGAAGCCAACATTGTAGTTGCCCCTGCCGACCATATTATTCTGAAAGAGGAGGAGTTTCGTAAACGTATTAGTATTGCGTTGCATTTCTCGGCTAAAAACGATGTACTAGTTACTTTGGGTATTACTCCAACTCGTCCAGATACAGGTTATGGTTATATCCAATTTTTAGAATCGGAAGGCGATATTAAACGAGTGGTAACTTTCACCGAAAAGCCAAATCTTGAATGGGCGGTTAAGTTTGTTGAAAGCGGCGAATTTGTTTGGAACGCTGGTATTTTCATTTGGAATGTAAATGCTATTAAAAAGTGTTTTGAGGCGTTTTTACCTGAAATGGCTGAGGCCTTTGAAGAAATAAAAGGAGATTTTTATTCAGAAAGAGAAGAAGAATCATTGAATAGGGCGTATCCTCAGTGCAAGAATATCTCAATTGATAATGGTATTATGGAACGTGCTGAGAATGTTTTTGTGGTATTATCGGATATCGGTTGGTCAGATTTAGGAACTTGGAAGTCATTGTATGAAATTTCAGATAAAGATGAAAATGAGAATGCGATTGATGCCCATACAATGCTTTATAATACCAAAAATTGTATCATAAAAACCCCTAAAGACCGCTTGGTGGTTGTTAATGGCTTAGATGGTTATATTGTGGCAGAATATGACAATGTTTTGATGATTTGTAAGAAAGATGATGAACAAAAAGTGAAGGAGTTTGTGGCGTCGGCAGGAGTGAAAGGGAAGGAGTTTGTGTAA
- a CDS encoding DsbA family oxidoreductase — MTKKALQIDIVSDVACPWCYIGKKHLEKALENFDSQPVEITWHPFQLDPTIPMEGLDRETYFINKFGSKERIEPMFERVVGVGQQAGIQLKFDKMPKVMNTIPLHKILHIAHEEGFQNELEERFFKAYFTDGVDFTNTQQVVAIMEEFGWTKEKTEGVLSSEEISYNVIQEIKHFQNLGISSVPFFIINKKYGISGAQPTSVFLDTLNKVSAEMKPVEAVGEACDINDKNC, encoded by the coding sequence ATGACTAAAAAAGCATTGCAAATAGATATTGTTTCGGATGTTGCTTGTCCGTGGTGTTATATTGGAAAAAAACATTTAGAAAAAGCACTTGAAAATTTTGATAGCCAGCCAGTAGAGATTACTTGGCATCCATTTCAACTCGACCCAACAATTCCAATGGAGGGTTTAGATAGAGAAACATACTTCATCAATAAATTCGGAAGTAAAGAGAGAATTGAACCTATGTTTGAGCGTGTAGTTGGTGTTGGGCAGCAAGCGGGTATTCAACTCAAGTTTGATAAAATGCCGAAGGTGATGAATACAATTCCTTTACACAAAATCTTACATATTGCTCATGAAGAAGGTTTTCAGAATGAACTGGAAGAACGTTTTTTCAAAGCATACTTTACTGATGGCGTAGATTTTACGAATACCCAACAAGTAGTGGCTATTATGGAAGAGTTTGGATGGACGAAAGAGAAAACAGAAGGTGTTTTAAGCAGCGAAGAAATTTCTTATAACGTTATACAAGAAATTAAGCATTTTCAGAATTTGGGTATTTCGAGTGTTCCGTTCTTTATTATTAATAAAAAGTATGGTATTAGCGGGGCACAACCGACCAGTGTGTTCTTAGATACACTCAATAAAGTATCAGCTGAAATGAAACCTGTTGAGGCTGTTGGTGAAGCCTGCGACATTAATGATAAAAATTGTTAA
- a CDS encoding YraN family protein, producing the protein MAEHNETGSKAEAMAVGYLQKKGYEILDQNYAHGKGEIDIIALKDNWLVFVEVRARSEVAHGFPEQTISKAKANLIIKTAENYIYQNNWHGHVRFDIIAITVGKYFEIAHFEDAFF; encoded by the coding sequence ATGGCAGAACACAACGAAACAGGAAGTAAAGCCGAAGCAATGGCTGTTGGCTATCTACAAAAGAAAGGTTACGAAATACTTGACCAAAATTATGCTCACGGCAAGGGAGAAATTGATATTATTGCCTTAAAAGATAATTGGTTGGTTTTTGTTGAAGTAAGAGCTCGCTCTGAGGTCGCACATGGGTTTCCTGAACAGACTATTTCAAAAGCAAAAGCGAATTTAATTATTAAAACTGCTGAAAACTATATCTATCAAAACAACTGGCATGGACACGTACGTTTCGATATTATTGCAATTACCGTAGGCAAATATTTCGAGATTGCTCACTTTGAAGATGCATTTTTCTAA